From a single Oncorhynchus nerka isolate Pitt River linkage group LG11, Oner_Uvic_2.0, whole genome shotgun sequence genomic region:
- the tirap gene encoding toll/interleukin-1 receptor domain-containing adapter protein isoform X2, translating to MRRILQYFLLEVQHCNSLENDVKSMYGWFRRLLVKKESPQSSSSPHVQVRTPPPSVDDGASSLVPTSTPNPPPPFLSSMTRWSQTYDLCVCHSPVDIEEAIRLATYLEKPACGLRCFLRQRDASVGGAIPTELCQAVQSSHCWALLITPNFLLDDWCQYMMHQALSEGPMSNRIIPLVLNLSYSQYPKELRFYYYKDLSKNPERGYTQVYKTVLKYLEDMDEKDAAKVDCNMHSTSNRLEGASCFPRTKLSSNYQNSEPLLSLQEIERTEAADS from the exons ATGCGAAGGATATTACAGTATTTCTTATTGGAGGTACAACATTGCAATAGTCTGGAGAATGATGTCAAGAGCATGTACG GTTGGTTCCGTCGACTCTTAGTGAAAAAAGAGTCTCCACAGAGCAGCTCCTCTCCACATGTACAGGTCAGGACTCCACCCCCTTCTGTCGATGATGGTGCCTCATCATTGGTTCCCACCTCCACTCCTAACCCACCACCACCTTTTCTGAGCTCTATGACTCGTTGGAGCCAGACCTACGACTTGTGTGTGTGCCATAGCCCTGTGGACATCGAAGAAGCCATCCGTCTGGCCACTTACCTGGAGAAACCGGCATGTGGCCTGCGCTGTTTCCTGCGGCAACGTGACGCCAGCGTGGGGGGTGCCATCCCCACCGAGCTATGCCAGGCTGTGCAGAGCAGCCATTGCTGGGCCCTTCTGATCACCCCCAACTTCCTGCTGGATGACTGGTGCCAGTACATGATGCACCAGGCACTGTCTGAGGGGCCCATGTCCAACCGGATCATTCCCCTGGTCCTAAACCTGTCTTACTCTCAGTACCCAAAGGAGCTACGCTTTTACTACTACAAAGACCTGAGCAAGAACCCAGAGCGAGGCTACACACAGGTGTACAAGACAGTGCTGAAGT ACTTGGAGGACATGGATGAAAAAGATGCTGCTAAAGTTGATTGCAACATGCACAGTACTAGCAATAGATTGGAAGGGGCTTCCTGTTTTCCAAGGACAAAACTGTCATCAAACTATCAGAATTCTGAGCCTCTGCTTTCACTTCAGGAGAttgagaggacagaggctgcagATTCATAG